CGATCTCAGCGTATGGGAGGCCAAACGTGAGGTCATTCGCAGGCTCTTCCAAACCTTTGGGGTGTTCACCGCCGAGAACCTGCAGCGACATATCATGTCCGAATTCCCCATGAGAGAGGTACGTTCTATACTGACCGAGCTGGAGGCTGAAGACTTCCTGGCAAAGGGGTTTCTGGATGGTGACAGCGGCTCCCTCCACTGGATCATGAAGGACGATCTCGACAAGATGGGCACGGCCATCGAGGACCGCTTCGTTCTCACCCCAGAGGACAACCTCTACTCGTACCTCAGGCCTTGGATCAAAGAGAGATTCGAGGGGCTGGTGTCCCTGATCTTCTACGGAACCGATGTAATCGGGACCTTCAAATCGAAGAAACGGGGCTCGGACATAATCATACTGGATTTCCATGGCGATGATGAGGCGAAAGAGGTCCTGGGTAAGCATATTCGGAGCCTGAAGCTGACCATCCGGGGAGAGGAGTCGGACACCATCCCCGATTGGGAGATCCAGGAGTTCTACGAGAAAACGCACCCTGGAAGTGTCTAGAGCCTTTCCAATATCAGCTCTGCCACCTTCTTGCCTGAGAGTAGCATACCCCCGAAGATCGGCCCCATTCGCGGGGCTCCCATGACCGCGTTGCAGGCCATGCCTGCCACGTATAGATGGGGGTAGACCTCAACCGTATTCTCCACGGTGAGCTTCTCGGCCACCTCCGCCCACATGCTCTTCTCACCCTCGATCTTACCAGAGGGGGTGTTCAGCCTTCCCACTTTCCTCTGCACCACATGGACGACCTCGCAGTCGTGGCCGGTGGCATCTATCAGGTACTCGGCCCTGATCGAGAGAGGGTCGACATGCAGTCCAGCGATCTGAATTGCGCTCCAGTTTATGACCACGCCATTCACCTTTCCCTCTCGGATTATGACGTCCTCCACAGAGATCGTGTTGAATAACCTGGCGCCGGCATCGATGGCGGCCGCGATCATCTTGGCGGAGGCTTCCACAGAATCCGCTGTGTAGTATCCATCCTCGCCACCGCTCAACTTGACCCCGATCTCTTCCAGCAGGTGTTTGGACTCCTCCTGCACCACCATGACCGGGAATGTCATACCTCCTCCCCACATACCACCACCCGGGGAGAGCCGTCTTTCAAAGATGACCACTTTCTTCCCGGCGTTGGCGAGGTACCTCGCCGCGGTGAGAGAGGCGGGACCTGCCCCGGTAATGACCACGTCAACATCCAGGCTGTTCAAGAATTCATTTGAGAAGCGTTCCACGATCTTCCTAGTGACAATAACCTCATCTAAAGGCAATTTCAGACCTCCTTTGTCATCAACGTAAGAGAGACTCCAATCATACTTCCCCGACTTGATGTTTTTGGTCACCGACGTCTAAAGGGGTACCCACACCACAATATCTTAGCGTCACTCGCAAACTAATGATACGATATGTGACGAATAAAAATGGAAGCCTTTATTATCGTTAATATGTATCGTCCCTCCATGAAGATCCCCTGTGAGCTAATCGTTTGGTATGTTCTACCCTCGATCAGGAGGGAGCTGGCCAGGGAACTTGTTGAAAATCACAGCCTCACACAGGCCGAGGTCGCCAGGCGATTCGGGGTGACAGATGCGGCAATTTCTCAATACCTCAAGTCCAAGAGGGGAACAAATAAAGAGATGGAGAACAGCGGGAAATACCCAGAGTTCAAGGTCGAGGTAGAAAGGGCCGCCGTCCGGATGTTGAATGGATCCGACATAGTCACCGAGACCTGCAATATTTGTAAAATGGTGAAGAAGAGCGGCATGCTCTGCAGGATCTACGAGATCCAGGCAGGTGAGAAAGCACCCGCATGCGTATGGTGCGAACCAGATTGAATCAAGTGCCCCTCAAACCATCCCAGTGATAGAGCAATTCTTGTGCGTAACCAGCGTACCTACCGAAATACTCCTGTCCGCGCTCTCTCACCGCCCTGTAGCTGCCGGTAATGCCGTAGACGCTGTCCATCACTCTTCTGATTCTCACATCGACCGGAAAAGCTTCCAGGTGATCGAGGCTGAACAGAGCTATGCAATCGGCCACCTTGTCACCGATCCCTTCGAAACCCTTCAGGTACGAAATGCACTCGGTGTAGCTCATCCCCACCAGGGCCTCGAAATCAAGATGCCCTTCTTCCACCCTGTGTGCGAACTCCACCATTCTTCCACATCTGTAACCCAAGCCACACTTCAACGTCTGCTCCTCCTTGTCAAGTATATTGGAAGGCGTGGGAAAGGCGTACCTCCCCCCCGGAAGGCGGGGTCCGAAGGTCCTGCAAACCGTATCCACCATCTTCTGAATCCTCGGTACGTTGGCGTTCGTGGCCAGGAGGTAGGATAGCGAGCATTCCCAAGGGTCCTGTCTAATCAATCTCAAGCCCCTGAACCTGGATGTCAGATCCCTCATGAGGCTGTCCTTGGCGATCTCGGCGTAAATGATTTCTAGATCATCCCCTGCTCTGAAGTATTCTCTTAGACGATCTCTGGAGAGCTCTCCCCGAACCTCAATACCTCGCTCATCGGCCCTGAGATAGACCTCTTGCCCATCTATCACACCTGACCACCATTCGCCATCCCTGAACCACCGGAAGACCTGTCCGCACCCAAGCGTCAGATCGAGGTTCATCGAAGGGAGCATCATGACCGCCTGGCAAGGAAGATCATGAGGTCACTCTTTTTAGTGAATGGGGAAAGTTCGTAGTCCCCGTAGACCTCAAGCACCTCGAAACCAGTCCTTTGCATCAGCTCCATCATCTCTCTGTAGAACAGGTAACGGAGGGTGAACATCGCCGTCACCCTTCTCATTGGCTTGTCCTGCCTGGAAATGTCAAAGA
This genomic window from Methanomassiliicoccales archaeon contains:
- a CDS encoding thiazole biosynthesis protein; this encodes MPLDEVIVTRKIVERFSNEFLNSLDVDVVITGAGPASLTAARYLANAGKKVVIFERRLSPGGGMWGGGMTFPVMVVQEESKHLLEEIGVKLSGGEDGYYTADSVEASAKMIAAAIDAGARLFNTISVEDVIIREGKVNGVVINWSAIQIAGLHVDPLSIRAEYLIDATGHDCEVVHVVQRKVGRLNTPSGKIEGEKSMWAEVAEKLTVENTVEVYPHLYVAGMACNAVMGAPRMGPIFGGMLLSGKKVAELILERL
- a CDS encoding transcriptional regulator, which codes for MKIPCELIVWYVLPSIRRELARELVENHSLTQAEVARRFGVTDAAISQYLKSKRGTNKEMENSGKYPEFKVEVERAAVRMLNGSDIVTETCNICKMVKKSGMLCRIYEIQAGEKAPACVWCEPD
- a CDS encoding DNA-3-methyladenine glycosylase 2 family protein; its protein translation is MMLPSMNLDLTLGCGQVFRWFRDGEWWSGVIDGQEVYLRADERGIEVRGELSRDRLREYFRAGDDLEIIYAEIAKDSLMRDLTSRFRGLRLIRQDPWECSLSYLLATNANVPRIQKMVDTVCRTFGPRLPGGRYAFPTPSNILDKEEQTLKCGLGYRCGRMVEFAHRVEEGHLDFEALVGMSYTECISYLKGFEGIGDKVADCIALFSLDHLEAFPVDVRIRRVMDSVYGITGSYRAVRERGQEYFGRYAGYAQELLYHWDGLRGT